One stretch of Lacrimispora sphenoides DNA includes these proteins:
- a CDS encoding anthranilate synthase component I family protein, with the protein MNITPDCKEIEALAASYPVIPVCREIFADIVTPITLLRKIAAKSNRYYLLESIEGGEKWGRYSFLGYDPVLKVTLKDHVVRVHHYSQPEADQVIRTREPYDVLRNILKDYRSPKLPGLPPFTGGFVGYFAYSMIGYAEPVLSIKKGTCNDFDLMLFDTVIAYDHLKQKISLVVNMKTDRIMENYGKACTKLENIAAIIGENIPLKKSAVTDRPNFSCNVTKEEYCSMVERAKDYIVDGDIFQAVLSRQFTSDYQDSLLNAYRVLRTTNPSPYMVYLHMDDTEIISTSPETLVRLKNGRLTTFPVAGSRPRGRNEEEDNLLSKELLEDEKELAEHNMLVDLGRNDLGKIAAFSTVEVTGYQMIHRYSKIMHICSQVEADITPGRDAFHAIEAVLPAGTLSGAPKIRACEIIEELETEPRGIYGGALGYIDFTGNMDTCIAIRMAVKSQGKVYVQAGGGIVADSVPEREYEESENKAKAVIRAIETAGEVND; encoded by the coding sequence ATGAACATCACGCCGGACTGTAAGGAAATCGAAGCGCTTGCCGCTTCCTATCCCGTTATCCCGGTCTGCAGGGAAATCTTTGCAGACATTGTCACACCAATTACCCTGCTGCGAAAGATCGCAGCCAAAAGTAACCGGTATTATCTGCTTGAAAGCATTGAGGGAGGTGAAAAATGGGGACGCTACTCCTTCCTTGGCTATGACCCGGTTCTTAAAGTTACTTTAAAGGATCATGTGGTAAGGGTACATCATTACAGCCAGCCGGAGGCCGACCAGGTAATCCGGACCAGGGAGCCCTATGATGTGCTGCGAAATATCTTAAAGGATTACCGGTCCCCAAAGCTTCCCGGGCTTCCCCCCTTTACCGGAGGATTTGTAGGGTATTTTGCATACAGCATGATCGGCTATGCGGAACCGGTCCTATCCATCAAAAAGGGAACTTGCAATGACTTTGACTTAATGCTTTTTGATACGGTCATAGCCTACGACCATTTGAAGCAGAAAATCAGCCTTGTGGTCAACATGAAAACCGACCGGATTATGGAAAATTACGGGAAGGCCTGCACAAAGCTGGAAAACATTGCAGCCATAATCGGAGAAAATATCCCGCTAAAAAAGTCCGCGGTCACCGACAGGCCAAATTTCAGCTGCAACGTGACCAAAGAGGAATACTGTTCCATGGTGGAGCGGGCAAAGGATTATATCGTGGACGGGGACATTTTCCAGGCAGTGCTTTCCAGACAGTTTACAAGTGATTACCAGGACAGTCTTCTCAATGCCTACCGGGTTTTAAGAACCACCAATCCATCTCCCTACATGGTATATCTTCACATGGATGATACAGAAATCATAAGTACTTCCCCTGAAACCCTGGTCCGCTTAAAGAATGGACGGCTCACCACTTTTCCGGTAGCCGGCTCCAGACCCAGGGGAAGGAACGAGGAGGAAGACAATCTGCTTTCCAAAGAGCTTCTGGAAGATGAAAAGGAACTGGCAGAGCACAACATGCTGGTGGACTTGGGAAGAAATGATCTTGGTAAAATCGCGGCATTTTCCACGGTAGAGGTGACAGGCTATCAAATGATCCACCGCTATTCCAAAATCATGCACATCTGTTCCCAGGTGGAAGCGGACATTACTCCTGGCCGGGATGCCTTTCATGCCATTGAGGCGGTCCTTCCGGCAGGCACCCTTTCCGGAGCTCCGAAAATCCGGGCCTGTGAGATCATCGAAGAACTGGAAACAGAGCCAAGGGGCATTTATGGAGGGGCTCTGGGATACATTGATTTCACCGGAAACATGGACACCTGCATCGCCATACGCATGGCAGTAAAGAGTCAGGGAAAGGTATACGTTCAGGCGGGCGGCGGCATCGTGGCTGACAGCGTTCCGGAACGGGAGTACGAAGAATCGGAAAACAAGGCAAAGGCCGTGATCCGGGCCATTGAAACCGCAGGGGAGGTAAATGACTGA
- a CDS encoding GNAT family N-acetyltransferase yields the protein MEIRIELAYDRPQEVIHLFTEYTDTIITKDTEVAKCLNSQHYDDEVKELGVKYGLPNGRLYLAYLSSDIVGCVALRQLDVRFCEMKRLYVRPGYRGKHIGNALIEQVIADARQIGYKHMRLDTFPFMDHAIQMYYRYGFYKIHRYNDNPATTAVFMQLDL from the coding sequence GTGGAAATAAGAATTGAACTGGCATATGACCGGCCTCAGGAAGTTATCCATTTGTTCACTGAATATACGGATACTATTATTACGAAAGATACCGAAGTAGCAAAATGCCTTAATTCCCAGCACTATGACGATGAAGTGAAAGAATTGGGTGTTAAGTATGGTTTGCCCAATGGCCGGCTCTATCTTGCATATTTAAGCAGTGATATTGTTGGATGTGTAGCTTTAAGACAGCTTGATGTTCGTTTTTGTGAAATGAAACGATTATATGTCAGACCTGGATATCGGGGAAAACATATAGGAAACGCTCTGATTGAGCAAGTGATTGCAGATGCCAGGCAGATTGGATATAAGCATATGCGTTTAGACACTTTCCCTTTTATGGATCACGCCATACAGATGTATTACCGGTATGGATTTTATAAAATTCACCGATACAACGATAATCCTGCTACTACGGCAGTTTTCATGCAGCTGGATTTGTAA